Genomic segment of Flavobacteriales bacterium:
GTATCAGAAAAGACATACAGTTGAAATATGAATATCCGAAACCGCACAATAAAATCTATAATTTAAAAGATGCTTTAAAGAAAGGCGAACTTTACGATACCAATGTTCCAAAGTCGCCTGGTGCAAAATACCCACAAAGCAAAAAAGCTGTTTTAGATTTAGTTCCGCAAAAAGGATATTGGCGTGATTTACCACTTGATATTCAAAAAGAGTTTATGGGTGGAAGTTTTCATTTAGGCGGAGGAAAAACTGGAATTGCAAGGCGTATTGGTTGGGATGAGCCTTGTTTAACCTTAACTTGTAGTCCTGCACAAAAACAAACGGAAAGATGCCACCCTGAGGAAACTCGGCCGTTTACAGTTCGAGAATACGCTCGTATCCAAACTTTTCCCGATGATTGGGCTTTTGAGGGTTCTATGGCACAACAATATAAACAAATTGGAAATGCTGTTCCTGTTAATCTGGGTACAGAGGTTGGATATTCGATTATAAAATTTTTGAATCAGTACTACAGCCTGTCAAAACCAGGATAGTAGCTGTAGTTTTCAAAAGTGATCTGGTCTAAAATTGTTCTTTTGCTGGTTTTAGTTTCTGATTTAATTTCTTCCAAAGCAGAGTTTTTAACAATTTCTTCGGTTTCTTCAACTGATTTCAGATAGTCTTCGATTGCACCTGGAAGAACTTTGTATAATTGAAACATTGCATCTTGTTGCCCTGATAGCAAAGCATAAAATTGGTCACCCGAAATTTTATAGACTCTGCTATGGCTGTATTCTTTGCCATTTATGTCTCCGCTCCACAATTCACAAAAACTGCCTTTAGCAAGAATTTGCACCCAATAACATTTTGCTTGTTTGTAATCGTCTGCATATCGTTTTAACTTTTGAAAGAGTGCTTCGGATGCACTACTGTTCATAGTATTATGTTTGTTTTTTATGTCAGCAAACAAAGTGTTGTCAGTTGCTTTGACGTCATAACCGCTCAAATTGCCCGCTTCATAGCCTTTTATGCCGCCCAAAATTTGTTCGTGAAAAGTTCCGATTGAGTTATTGATTGATTTGTCAATTTGTCTTAGAATCTCTGATTGAATTAACTTTTCTTCTTCAATGTCATTGAATTTTGAGTCGAAGGTCAATTTGATTGTGTCAACCTTGTTTGAGTAAAAATTCTTCTTTGTGATGTTGTTTTTCGCCTTCAAGTATGCTTTGTGAAGATTCCCTATACAGGCCAACAAATGTTGGTCGGATATGAAGTTTACATATTTGTTTTTCATTCAATCATCCTAATTTTATGTATCAAATTTAAGGCGAAATCTCATCTATTTCTAATTGTGACTGACAAATACATTCCGTTGATACGTCTTTAATCTCTCTAAAATCATTCAATTAACTCAACTTACTTCTTATCAAAAACATGATTATATGCTATTTCTAAGGCATGAAGCAACAAATCATGGGGTAAGTTGTCAATTTCAAAACATGTCCAACCTTGCAACCCCCATTTGTTGT
This window contains:
- a CDS encoding Eco47II family restriction endonuclease, which codes for MKNKYVNFISDQHLLACIGNLHKAYLKAKNNITKKNFYSNKVDTIKLTFDSKFNDIEEEKLIQSEILRQIDKSINNSIGTFHEQILGGIKGYEAGNLSGYDVKATDNTLFADIKNKHNTMNSSASEALFQKLKRYADDYKQAKCYWVQILAKGSFCELWSGDINGKEYSHSRVYKISGDQFYALLSGQQDAMFQLYKVLPGAIEDYLKSVEETEEIVKNSALEEIKSETKTSKRTILDQITFENYSYYPGFDRL